Genomic window (Dyadobacter fanqingshengii):
GGTTCTGGACAGGATCACTCCGTCTACAGGGTTTTTGATGATGTGGTAAAGTTCAAAACAGGTTAAGTAATCCACGTAGCTGAGCTTTTCCACAAAGTGCAAAATCACGGAGCTGTGGATTTCGCCTGCAAAACTGAAAGCCTCAGGGCTTTGAAATGCCCACGGAGAAAGAAAGGCCTTCAAATCATCTTCCAGTTTTTTGGCATAAAGGGATCGGTCCATTCCAGCCAAAAATTTGACATTGGCTTTGACCTGAAGCTCCTCATAGACCGGATTAACCACATGGAGATAAATACCGGCTGAGCATATTTTCAGGACGAATTCCCGAACCCGAGCAATGAGGGCAACACTCGCCTTTGGCCGGAGCGGGTCGATCGCATTTTTGTTTTGGACGTTGGCAACCAGCACTACCGTCACATGACGCGGCGCCAAAGCCCGGTAATTTTCCAGGTTCCCGTTGTATTCTGTGTGATTCAGGGTTTTGACCTGATAGATTTCAGAAAAATATTCCAGTACCAGGTGCTCATAATCCCACCGTGTGATGGTCCGCTGTTTATGCCTGAGACGCTCGGAAATTCTGGTGTAAAAATCCTCCGAAGCTTCCTGGGTTTTGCCTCCGAACGAAGCGAAAGGCTGATCTATTTTGCTGACCTGCGCTTGCGATATTTTGAGTTTAGCAATGGTCTTTGCTGGCAGTGCGGCCGCAAGCCGGTTGGGGTCATTTCCCTGATCCTCAAAAGTCACCCGGATCGCTTGTGCGAGTATATGTGTAAAATCCGGTACTGCGTCACTATTTTCAGCGACTGTCGCAAGTATCCAGGTCATTCCATCCTCCAGAATAGTATGCGAAGTATCCGCGTATCTTGGCATGGTAAATCCTACCAGCCCTGTTTGGATCAGTCCGTTGGTTTCGTCCAAAACCAGATCAAGCTTATTAAAAGTCTTCCAAACATTTCCGCTCAAATAACTCCACCCTACGGTTGGGACTGCTTTTTCAGGATTGGCACTTCCGTCCAGCACGTGAATCAGCAATTGCACCGACTGTCCGGGAAGGTGGTCTTTCAAACCGATGAATAAATAGCCATCATGTGAGTAATCTGGCAACAAAAGTCCGGGGTTAACCTCCTGTTTGGCCTCACCAAAAGCTCCGATATGAAAAAATGAGTTCCAATTACTTTTACCAGGAATGAAGGAATCCGTTGCTGTATAATCTAACTTGACACTCTTAACTTCTGGTGTATAAGGTTCGTTTGGGAGGACTGTATCAGTCTCACCAATCTTTAGAATTACCTGTGAGGCAAATAAGTTGGGATATTCTTTGTGACCAAAGTCTGATCCGTGTAAACTCAATTTGATGAATCCTCTTTTTGAAGCTGGCGACCAGGTCGAAAAATCTTCCAATTCAGGCTCTGATGGAATTGTTCCAAGATCAATGTTCGTTAATCGGTATGTTTGATTCGCTGCGGGAGCAGACAACCCCGAGAATAGGCGGATCGTCTTTTTAGAATTTCCCCAGGATCTATCATCCAGAAAATAGGCTTTCGCTTCGAAGGACGCATTTGATTTATTGCCTGAATACCCCGTGTAATATCCCTTAAATCCTTCTGCGTCAGTAGGAAGGCCGTGCCATTCAAAATGGATGACCAGATCGTTCAGACTTTTGCTGAATACCTCTCGACTTCCTATATAAAAATTGGATCCCAAAACTGGTCTGAAACCAAAGGGATTGATGTTTTTCCCGACAGGTAATGTAGTCTGATCATTTTGTAAAATAAGATTTTCCACTCCCTTTACACTCACATCGATTTTTACAGACAATAGTTCAATAACCTGTAAAACCGCATATGCATAGCTTTGAAGTGTATCTGCCAGCTCTATTTTCATTACAGGCTGACTGGAACTGAATTTTTGCAGCAGAATCTCTTTGCTGTATCCGACTACGGCATCCTGATCCGGAATCAGATGACATTTGAGGATGAGTTCAATGCCATTGGCTCCCAAATCTTTTAATTCATGTTTTTGGGTTTGAAAACTGAAAAGAAGGTCTGCTATTTTGTCCGGACCCATTCCCCGCACAGAGTCGACCTGATCGAGGTGGGTAAATCTATTGCGAGGTAATGAATTCCTTTTACTCAG
Coding sequences:
- a CDS encoding baseplate J/gp47 family protein; translated protein: MSTDSCHSTQIPGSGTNRGNRLLESLLPGYVAVDGRKIEDLKAFAKGLAAQLRFRTTTDTWEGDWLSFFDKGIVPDQRTDPHFALFLAFLQNYVLAQTDLNGLTKKHLDFFYRDVLRLNEKSAEADQAYLIIQLAKHVAEHLLPKNSTFKAGKDDIGKEITFKNQSDQVINKTEVASLKALFRDRNGRFYKSPVANSADGKGAQILHADGRWNPFGRPETLFPDSDRQSAILGFAISSPALVLEEGDRKITLTLLLRQQPGLLEKLKSLHLNSTFRFLLSGEKEWIEATVGFPTNEEEIDDQVLDFLNRANVWQDIAGLEPQAGPVFDNPEIGFHRPFMGYDIGEVTAKNILSKRNSLPRNRFTHLDQVDSVRGMGPDKIADLLFSFQTQKHELKDLGANGIELILKCHLIPDQDAVVGYSKEILLQKFSSSQPVMKIELADTLQSYAYAVLQVIELLSVKIDVSVKGVENLILQNDQTTLPVGKNINPFGFRPVLGSNFYIGSREVFSKSLNDLVIHFEWHGLPTDAEGFKGYYTGYSGNKSNASFEAKAYFLDDRSWGNSKKTIRLFSGLSAPAANQTYRLTNIDLGTIPSEPELEDFSTWSPASKRGFIKLSLHGSDFGHKEYPNLFASQVILKIGETDTVLPNEPYTPEVKSVKLDYTATDSFIPGKSNWNSFFHIGAFGEAKQEVNPGLLLPDYSHDGYLFIGLKDHLPGQSVQLLIHVLDGSANPEKAVPTVGWSYLSGNVWKTFNKLDLVLDETNGLIQTGLVGFTMPRYADTSHTILEDGMTWILATVAENSDAVPDFTHILAQAIRVTFEDQGNDPNRLAAALPAKTIAKLKISQAQVSKIDQPFASFGGKTQEASEDFYTRISERLRHKQRTITRWDYEHLVLEYFSEIYQVKTLNHTEYNGNLENYRALAPRHVTVVLVANVQNKNAIDPLRPKASVALIARVREFVLKICSAGIYLHVVNPVYEELQVKANVKFLAGMDRSLYAKKLEDDLKAFLSPWAFQSPEAFSFAGEIHSSVILHFVEKLSYVDYLTCFELYHIIKNPVDGVILSRTRVAEAKGSTGVSLLGSVGSIDTYGDHLITILETDDCECADNEVPATIDITSTEGSDMEEAFDT